A portion of the Pseudomonas sp. PSE14 genome contains these proteins:
- the uppS gene encoding polyprenyl diphosphate synthase, with protein sequence MEKTKQVTPVPRHVAIIMDGNNRWAKKRLMPGVAGHKAGVDAVRAVIKTCAEAGVEVLTLFAFSSENWQRPADEVGALMELFLMALRREVRKLSANGIRLRIIGDRSRFAPELQTAMREAESLTANGTTMLLQVAANYGGQWDITQAAQRLAREVQAGHLAPDEITPELIQGCLSTGDQPLPDLCIRTGGEHRISNFLLWQLAYAELYFSDLYWPDFKREAMQAALVDYASRQRRFGKTSEQVEAEAPPTC encoded by the coding sequence ATGGAAAAGACCAAGCAGGTGACGCCTGTGCCCCGGCACGTGGCAATCATCATGGACGGCAACAACCGCTGGGCGAAAAAGCGCCTGATGCCCGGTGTCGCCGGGCATAAAGCGGGTGTGGATGCCGTCCGCGCGGTGATCAAGACCTGCGCCGAAGCGGGCGTCGAAGTACTGACCCTGTTCGCCTTCTCCAGCGAGAACTGGCAGCGCCCGGCCGATGAGGTCGGTGCGCTGATGGAGCTGTTCCTCATGGCCCTGCGCCGTGAGGTGCGCAAGCTCAGCGCCAATGGCATCCGCCTGCGCATCATCGGGGACCGCAGCCGTTTTGCCCCTGAGTTGCAGACGGCGATGCGCGAGGCGGAAAGCCTGACGGCCAATGGCACCACCATGCTGTTGCAGGTGGCGGCCAACTATGGTGGCCAGTGGGACATTACCCAGGCCGCCCAGCGCCTCGCTCGGGAAGTGCAGGCCGGTCACCTGGCGCCGGACGAGATCACCCCGGAGCTGATCCAGGGCTGTCTGTCCACGGGCGACCAGCCGTTGCCGGACCTGTGCATCCGCACCGGCGGCGAGCACCGCATCAGCAACTTCCTTCTCTGGCAGCTGGCGTATGCCGAGCTGTATTTCTCCGATCTCTACTGGCCCGACTTCAAGCGCGAGGCCATGCAGGCCGCGCTGGTCGACTACGCATCTCGTCAGCGTCGCTTCGGCAAGACCAGCGAGCAGGTCGAGGCCGAGGCTCCCCCGACATGTTGA
- the map gene encoding type I methionyl aminopeptidase, whose amino-acid sequence MTVTIKTPEDIEKMRVAGRLAAEVLEMIGEHVKPGVTTDELDRICHDYIVNVQKAIPAPLNYKGFPKSICTSINHVVCHGIPNDKPLKEGDIVNLDITVIKDGYHGDTSKMFLVGKTPEWADRLCQITQECMYKGIAVVKPGARLGDIGEVIQKYAEKNGFSVVREYCGHGIGKVFHEEPQVLHYGRAGTGLELKEGMIFTIEPMINQGRPETRLLGDGWTAITKDRKLSAQWEHTVLVTADGYEILTLRNDESFPRTPA is encoded by the coding sequence ATGACCGTCACCATCAAGACGCCCGAAGACATCGAGAAAATGCGCGTCGCCGGCCGTCTGGCCGCCGAAGTGCTGGAAATGATCGGCGAGCACGTCAAGCCCGGGGTCACCACCGACGAACTGGACCGCATCTGCCACGACTACATCGTCAACGTGCAGAAGGCCATTCCGGCGCCGCTGAACTACAAAGGCTTCCCCAAGTCGATCTGCACCTCGATCAACCACGTGGTGTGCCACGGCATTCCCAACGACAAGCCGCTCAAGGAAGGCGATATCGTCAACCTCGATATCACCGTGATCAAGGACGGCTACCACGGCGACACCAGCAAGATGTTCCTGGTCGGCAAGACCCCGGAATGGGCTGATCGTCTCTGCCAGATCACCCAGGAATGCATGTACAAGGGCATCGCCGTGGTCAAGCCGGGCGCGCGCCTGGGCGACATCGGCGAGGTGATCCAGAAGTACGCCGAGAAGAACGGCTTCTCCGTGGTGCGCGAGTACTGCGGCCATGGCATCGGCAAGGTCTTCCACGAAGAGCCCCAGGTGCTGCACTACGGCCGCGCCGGCACTGGCCTGGAGCTCAAGGAAGGCATGATCTTCACCATCGAGCCGATGATCAACCAGGGCCGCCCGGAAACCCGCCTGCTGGGCGACGGCTGGACCGCCATCACCAAGGACCGCAAGCTGTCCGCGCAGTGGGAGCACACCGTGCTGGTCACCGCCGATGGCTATGAGATCCTGACCCTGCGTAACGACGAAAGCTTCCCGCGCACCCCGGCCTGA
- the rpsB gene encoding 30S ribosomal protein S2, with protein sequence MSQVNMRDMLKAGVHFGHQTRYWNPKMGKFIFGARNKIHIINLEKTLPMFNEALTFVERLAQGKNKILFVGTKRSAGKIVREEAARCGMPYVDHRWLGGMLTNYKTIRQSIKRLRELETQSQDGTFAKLTKKEALMRTRDLEKLDRSLGGIKDMGGLPDALFVIDVDHERIAITEANKLGIPVIGIVDTNSSPEGVDYVIPGNDDAIRAVQLYLGSMAEAVLRGKQNATGGADEFVEEAPAESAEG encoded by the coding sequence ATGTCCCAAGTCAATATGCGCGATATGCTGAAGGCCGGTGTGCACTTCGGCCACCAGACCCGTTACTGGAACCCGAAAATGGGCAAGTTCATTTTCGGCGCGCGTAACAAGATCCACATCATCAACCTCGAAAAAACCCTGCCGATGTTCAACGAGGCCCTGACCTTCGTTGAGCGCCTGGCCCAGGGCAAGAACAAGATCCTGTTCGTCGGCACCAAGCGTTCCGCCGGCAAGATCGTTCGCGAAGAAGCTGCCCGTTGCGGCATGCCGTACGTCGACCACCGTTGGCTGGGCGGCATGCTCACCAACTACAAGACCATCCGTCAGTCGATCAAGCGCCTGCGCGAGCTGGAAACCCAGTCCCAGGACGGCACCTTCGCCAAGCTGACCAAGAAAGAAGCCCTGATGCGCACCCGTGATCTGGAAAAACTGGATCGCAGCCTGGGTGGTATCAAGGACATGGGCGGCCTGCCGGACGCTCTGTTCGTGATCGACGTCGACCACGAGCGCATCGCCATCACCGAAGCCAACAAGCTGGGCATCCCGGTCATCGGCATCGTCGATACCAACAGCAGCCCGGAAGGCGTTGACTATGTTATCCCGGGCAACGACGACGCCATCCGCGCCGTTCAGCTGTACCTGGGTTCCATGGCCGAAGCCGTTCTGCGTGGTAAGCAGAACGCCACTGGCGGTGCTGACGAGTTCGTAGAAGAAGCGCCGGCCGAATCCGCCGAAGGCTGA
- the frr gene encoding ribosome recycling factor, with the protein MINEIKKEAQDRMGKTLEALGHAFAKIRTGRAHPSILDSVMVSYYGSDTPLRQVANITVEDSRTLALSVFDKSMIQAVEKAIMTSDLGLNPATAGTTIRVPMPALTEETRKGFTKQARAEAEQARVSVRNIRRDALAQLKDLQKEKEISEDDERRAGDDIQKITDKFVADIEKALEAKEADLMAV; encoded by the coding sequence ATGATCAACGAGATCAAGAAGGAAGCTCAGGATCGCATGGGCAAAACCCTGGAAGCCCTGGGGCATGCCTTCGCCAAGATTCGTACCGGCCGTGCTCACCCGAGCATCCTGGATAGCGTCATGGTGTCCTACTACGGTTCCGACACCCCGCTGCGCCAGGTCGCCAACATCACCGTGGAAGACTCCCGCACCCTGGCCTTGAGCGTGTTCGACAAGAGCATGATTCAGGCGGTCGAGAAGGCCATCATGACCTCCGACCTGGGCCTGAACCCGGCGACCGCCGGCACCACCATCCGTGTGCCGATGCCGGCCCTGACCGAAGAAACCCGCAAGGGCTTCACCAAGCAGGCTCGCGCCGAGGCCGAGCAGGCTCGTGTATCCGTGCGTAACATCCGCCGCGATGCCCTGGCTCAGCTCAAGGACCTGCAGAAAGAGAAGGAAATCAGCGAGGACGACGAGCGTCGCGCCGGTGATGACATCCAGAAGATCACCGACAAGTTCGTCGCCGATATCGAAAAGGCCCTCGAGGCCAAGGAAGCGGATCTGATGGCCGTCTGA
- the pyrH gene encoding UMP kinase, with the protein MAQQLSARQPRYKRILLKLSGEALMGSEEFGIDPKVLDRMALEIGQLVGIGVQVGLVIGGGNLFRGAALSAAGMDRVTGDHMGMLATVMNGLAMRDALERSNITAIVMSAISMVGVTDHYDRRKAMRHLNSGEVVIFSAGTGNPFFTTDSAACLRAIEIDADVVLKATKVDGVYTADPFKDPNAEKFERLTYDEVLDRKLGVMDLTAICLCRDQKMPLRVFNMNKPGALLNIVVGGAEGTLIEED; encoded by the coding sequence ATGGCTCAGCAGCTGAGCGCTCGTCAACCTCGCTATAAACGCATTCTTCTAAAACTGAGCGGCGAAGCCCTGATGGGGTCCGAGGAATTCGGTATCGACCCCAAGGTGCTCGATCGGATGGCCCTGGAAATCGGCCAGCTTGTGGGTATCGGTGTCCAGGTCGGCCTGGTCATCGGCGGTGGCAACCTGTTCCGTGGCGCGGCGCTGTCCGCGGCCGGCATGGATCGCGTCACCGGCGACCACATGGGCATGCTGGCTACCGTGATGAACGGCCTGGCCATGCGTGATGCGCTGGAGCGCTCCAACATCACCGCCATCGTCATGTCGGCCATTTCCATGGTGGGTGTCACCGATCATTACGACCGCCGCAAGGCCATGCGCCATCTGAACAGCGGTGAGGTCGTGATTTTCTCCGCCGGTACCGGCAACCCGTTCTTCACCACTGACTCCGCCGCCTGCCTGCGCGCCATTGAAATAGATGCTGACGTAGTGCTGAAGGCGACCAAGGTGGACGGCGTGTACACTGCCGACCCGTTCAAGGACCCGAATGCCGAGAAATTCGAACGTCTGACGTACGATGAAGTGCTCGATCGCAAGCTGGGTGTGATGGACCTTACCGCCATCTGCCTGTGCCGGGACCAGAAAATGCCGCTGCGTGTGTTCAACATGAACAAGCCCGGCGCGCTGCTGAATATTGTTGTAGGTGGTGCTGAAGGCACCCTGATCGAGGAGGATTGA
- the tsf gene encoding translation elongation factor Ts produces MAEITAALVKELRERTGQGMMECKKALVAAEGDIEKAIDDMRASGAIKAAKKAGNIAAEGSIAVKVADDAKSATIIEVNSQTDFLALQDDFKGFVAASLDKAVAQKLTDAAPLIAEQEPAREALVAKCGENVNIRRLARAEGDVVGAYLHGHRIGVLVTLKGGNADLARDIAMHIAASNPQFLDPSQVSEEAVAKEKEIFLALNADKIAGKPENIVENMVKGRISKFLAEASLVEQAFVKDPEVKVGDLAKKAGAEIVSFIRYEVGEGIEKVEADFAAEVAAQVAASKQ; encoded by the coding sequence ATGGCAGAAATTACTGCAGCACTGGTCAAGGAACTGCGTGAGCGTACCGGCCAGGGCATGATGGAGTGCAAGAAGGCCCTGGTAGCCGCCGAAGGCGATATCGAGAAGGCCATCGACGACATGCGCGCTTCCGGCGCCATCAAGGCTGCCAAGAAGGCTGGCAACATCGCCGCCGAAGGCTCCATCGCCGTTAAAGTGGCTGATGACGCCAAATCCGCCACCATCATCGAAGTCAACTCGCAGACCGACTTCCTGGCCCTGCAGGACGACTTCAAAGGCTTCGTGGCTGCCAGCCTGGACAAGGCTGTTGCCCAGAAGCTGACCGACGCCGCTCCGCTGATCGCTGAACAAGAGCCGGCCCGTGAAGCTCTGGTCGCCAAGTGCGGCGAAAACGTCAACATCCGTCGTCTGGCTCGCGCCGAAGGTGACGTGGTTGGCGCCTACCTGCACGGCCATCGCATCGGCGTTCTGGTCACCCTGAAGGGTGGCAACGCTGACCTGGCTCGCGACATCGCCATGCACATCGCTGCCAGCAACCCGCAGTTCCTGGATCCGTCGCAGGTTTCCGAAGAAGCCGTTGCCAAAGAGAAGGAAATTTTCCTCGCTCTGAACGCCGACAAGATCGCCGGCAAGCCGGAAAACATCGTCGAGAACATGGTCAAAGGCCGTATCTCGAAGTTCCTGGCCGAAGCTAGCCTGGTCGAGCAAGCGTTCGTCAAGGATCCGGAAGTCAAGGTCGGTGATCTGGCCAAGAAAGCCGGCGCCGAAATCGTTTCCTTCATTCGTTATGAAGTAGGCGAAGGCATCGAGAAAGTCGAAGCTGACTTCGCTGCCGAGGTTGCTGCTCAAGTAGCCGCTTCCAAGCAGTAA